Proteins encoded by one window of Myripristis murdjan chromosome 1, fMyrMur1.1, whole genome shotgun sequence:
- the apbb2b gene encoding amyloid-beta A4 precursor protein-binding family B member 2 isoform X4, whose translation MTERKNAKAMAGSSLQDRMQAGLDLPLQAEFPTPKTELVQKFQVLYLGMMPVARPIGMDILNGAIDSLIGSSNRDDWAPVALNVADATVTISKDKDEEEVLVECRVRFLSFMGVGRDVHTFAFIMDAGGQHFDCHVFWCEPNAGNVSEAVQAACMLRYQKCLVARPPSQKACGSSPPGDSVSRRVSTSVKRGVLSLIDTLKQKRPVTELPQ comes from the exons aTGACAGAGCGAAAGAATGCCAAAGCGATGGCTGGAAGCTCTCTTCAGGACAGGATGCAGGCAGGACTAGACCTCCCGTTACAAG CAGAGTTTCCCACACCAAAGACAGAGCTGGTACAGAAGTTCCAGGTGCTCTACCTCGGGATGATGCCTGTGGCCAGACCCATAG gCATGGACATCCTGAACGGGGCTATAGACAGTCTGATCGGTTCTTCGAATAGAGACGACTGGGCTCCAGTGGCTCTCAACGTAGCCGACGCCACTGTCACCATTAGCAAAGACAAG GACGAAGAGGAAGTGCTGGTGGAGTGTCGTGTACGCTTCCTGTCTTTCATGGGCGTGGGGCGCGATGTGCACACTTTTGCCTTCATCATGGATGCAGGCGGGCAGCACTTTGACTGTCACGTCTTCTGGTGTGAGCCCAACGCTGGGAATGTGTCGGAGGCTGTGCAGGCAGCGTGCATG TTGCGGTACCAGAAGTGCTTGGTGGCGCGACCCCCCTCCCAGAAGGCCTGCGGCTCTTCGCCCCCCGGGGACTCGGTGTCCCGTCGAGTGTCAACCAGCGTGAAAAGAGGCGTCCTCTCTCTCATCGACACCCTCAAACAGAAGAGACCCGTCACTGAGTTGCCGCAGTAA